DNA from Flavobacteriales bacterium:
AAATGCATTTCTTGAGAAACGGGCTCCGGACTTCTCGGATATCAAGTGGATTCCCTGATCAGAATCTCCAGGTCAATCTCCATCGGATCTCTCTACCACGGGCGTCAGCGAAATATCTGAACCTGTCCAGATACTCCCGATAGCGGGTGTTGAGGAGATTCTCCACGTCTAATCCAAGGGTGAAACTGGTAGCCCCGAATGCCATCTTGGTCTCGGCACCTAGAGAGAACAGTGTATACGGATCCGGTGGTGGAAGGAAATCTTGACCTTGCAGAGCACTGTCCTCTGATCGGTCGGGATAGTCGCTGTTATCTGTCAATATTCCTTGACGCTCGAAGACGTGACGCAATCCGGCATCCAAAGTGAATTCGTTGAGCAGCCCCTGGGTAGGCACAGCGTATTCTACCGAATAGTTCAGTCTATCGCTTGGAATACCTAGAAGTCCTCGAGCACTTCTGCGCTCTTCTCCACGTATCCAAGAGTAATCCGCCAGGGTCCTCCAGCGCTCATTCAGTTCTGCCGATACCCTCGCATCTACACCGCGGATCAATCCGTCCACTTGAGCATACTCGAATACGGGGAAGGCTCCACGGATGGTCTGTCGCAATTCGTCTTGTGGCTCTAGGTAGATGTATTTGTCGATGTGATGCACATATGCGACTACATCGAAGAACACTTTCTCATGCAAGTGATACTCGGCTCCTAGCAGGGCCTTGATGCCTTTTTCATTCTGCAGATCCCGGTCACCTTCTTCTATCCCACTCACTCCTTGGTGTAGACCATAGCTGAATAACTCATTGACAGCCGGACTCCTCTCGCGATAGCCGATCTCTGCATTCAACTTGAAGTCATGTACAGAGGTGTAGGTAGTGGATATAGAAGCACTCGGTGTATGGAACCATAGATCCTCTCTGATGATCTCTCTTGGCAAGCTATTACTGATCGTCAATGCATATAGATTCTTCGTATCCCATCGCGCACCCACGGTATATTCCCATCTATTCCATCGAGCAGTATGCAATAGGAAGAGTGAATACTGACTCTGAAGGTAGTCTGGTATCAGAGGTAGAATTCCTGTTTCAGGGTCATTGCTATTCCGAGCAAATCGATGTTGAAGACCCGCTCTCCATTGCCTACCTCCCGCAGTGCGCCATTTCATCTTCAACTCTGTGAAATGCTCTTCCTTGGATAGAGAAAGGGCGGGTAACTCATCTCTGCCGGCCCTGCGCACATCGTACTCATCCCGGCTATTCAACTGCAGGGCATACGTGAGATCGAGTATAAGAGAATCACTCACGAGATAGCGGTTATGAAGCTTGAATAGATGATGACCGACCACCTGCCTTGGATTGCTGATATCCCTGTCCCTCTGGTCAGAGGTGAAGAAGGGTTCTTCTCTGTTCAGAGCGGAGAGCAGATCGGTGACATTGCTGATATGTGCACCCCGTAGAATGCCGATCTCTGAGTTGAACACACTGTAGTACAACTCCGATCTCAGTCTCT
Protein-coding regions in this window:
- a CDS encoding TonB-dependent receptor, giving the protein MSLLLALLVYGKGLGQDCAITIGGTVLDAHNGEPMPYVSLYDSDRAIGTQTDLSGEFTFEGICAGPMHLRINHVGCEEVRLYLDIRQDTSFTLRLHHHAELLDEVVVSESATDRALGEQSVLSTEKIIEAPDKGIGEMLTQVPGVSAIRTGSDIVKPVLHGMSGNRLTLLNNGVAHSGQQWGMGHAPEIDPRSADRLTVIKGANTLAYNGEGMGVILLEKSPIPNEPHIHGLGSYGFNTTDLGHALHLRLQQGMKGLSWRADLSAQSSSDGQTPDHFLTNTASRGLNGAFTLEKTFKQRLRSELYYSVFNSEIGILRGAHISNVTDLLSALNREEPFFTSDQRDRDISNPRQVVGHHLFKLHNRYLVSDSLILDLTYALQLNSRDEYDVRRAGRDELPALSLSKEEHFTELKMKWRTAGGRQWRAGLQHRFARNSNDPETGILPLIPDYLQSQYSLFLLHTARWNRWEYTVGARWDTKNLYALTISNSLPREIIREDLWFHTPSASISTTYTSVHDFKLNAEIGYRERSPAVNELFSYGLHQGVSGIEEGDRDLQNEKGIKALLGAEYHLHEKVFFDVVAYVHHIDKYIYLEPQDELRQTIRGAFPVFEYAQVDGLIRGVDARVSAELNERWRTLADYSWIRGEERRSARGLLGIPSDRLNYSVEYAVPTQGLLNEFTLDAGLRHVFERQGILTDNSDYPDRSEDSALQGQDFLPPPDPYTLFSLGAETKMAFGATSFTLGLDVENLLNTRYREYLDRFRYFADARGREIRWRLTWRF